From the Musa acuminata AAA Group cultivar baxijiao chromosome BXJ3-7, Cavendish_Baxijiao_AAA, whole genome shotgun sequence genome, one window contains:
- the LOC135642431 gene encoding mitochondrial adenine nucleotide transporter ADNT1-like isoform X2, with protein sequence MELSKALSIYGSLRVFEDYLEEMVPTVHGLSPTQQSSSIAMNKHQVEFCGFTVGSLAMCAFCVIGQLLSMWTKSFDLVFSDGQQMVIGTKDAQITPVLRLGAGACAGIIAMSATYPMDMVRGRITVQTEKSPYQYRGMFNALGTVYREEGFRALYKGWLPSVIGVIPYVGLNFAVYESLKDWLVKSKPYGLVEDSELSVVTRLACGAVAGTIGQTVAYPLDVIRRRMQMVGWKDAASVVTGEGRSKAPLEYAGMIDAFRKTVHHEGFGALYKGLVPNSVKVVPSIAIAFVTYEVVKDILGVEMRISD encoded by the exons ATGGAACTATCCAAGGCCTTAAGTATATATGGAAGTCTGAGGGTTTTCGAGGACTATTTAGAGGAAATGGTACCAACTGTGCACGGATTGTCCCCAACTCAGCAGTCAAGTTCTATAGCTATGAACAAGCATCAAG TGGAATTTTGTGGCTTTACCGTCGGCAGTCTGGCAATG TGTGCTTTTTGTGTAATTGGACAACTGCTTTCCATGTGGACAAAATCATTTGACTTGGTATTTTCAGATGGACAACAGATGGTCATTGGAACTA AAGATGCTCAAATCACTCCTGTACTACGTCTTGGTGCTGGAGCATGTGCTGGAATTATTGCTATGTCTGCTACTTATCCAATGGACATGGTCCGTGGAAGAATTACAGTTCAG ACTGAAAAGTCACCTTACCAGTACAGAGGGATGTTTAATGCATTGGGCACTGTTTACCGTGAAGAAGGTTTTCGTGCTTTGTACAAAGGGTGGCTTCCATCTGTCATAGGAGTA ATTCCTTATGTAGGCCTCAATTTTGCTGTTTATGAATCACTGAAGGATTGGTTAGTTAAATCTAAACCATATGGTCTTGTTGAAGACTCAGAGTTGAGTGTTGTCACAAGGCTTGCATGTGGCGCTGTAGCTGGAACCATTGGCCAGACTGTTGCCTACCCTCTTGATGTCATACGCAGAAGAATGCAGATGGTGGGTTGGAAGGATGCTGCCTCAGTCGTGACAGGTGAAGGCAGGAGCAAAGCTCCTTTGGAATATGCCGGAATGATTGATGCATTCAGGAAAACAGTGCATCATGAGGGCTTCGGGGCCTTGTACAAGGGTCTTGTCCCCAATTCAGTAAAG GTGGTACCATCCATTGCGATTGCCTTTGTGACATATGAGGTCGTGAAGGATATTCTCGGAGTAGAAATGAGAATATCTGACTGA
- the LOC135642430 gene encoding COP1-interactive protein 1-like has translation MRRHNKLSKFISSIRTHVHRGNTEKLENKNDTEKNVERILQLITAEESDTVSFNSVNKSELTSLIKDIHKGYQALYGRYDELTEKLKKKFRQKEDNGNFSVNSTSDSSDSSDSPDSESELSTKNSGKNHEGEAKADISLEHYTNLQEQLEGAIRRNHELEAEAASMVAKITNLEGVDVLGETEDMNRILENQIHIMQENIKTLQSENRDLEQKLEASVKQHHELNQSICTMHEQIEILISEKMEALSKLQESEKYIEEHISEISHLKDKIMTMESDNMSLKQESEKQAQELAYLNQKIDDIDKEKEAILSENFELVSKIKGTEKALADQRDEANLNLKSATDDLSSKITQLLSGNEMLKLELEAANRNGHELTSRLRDAQEENGALNSEIDDLKTKSELLNNENTRLLNAIHVSNKQLKDKEAENSDLASRLKEAMQLAEEGQQKVELLSLEIEEVKRKSSQAYEVLEMELQAKEQEETKLKQILEATSDEKLVLISENEELSAKAKLFEGEITDLKSQRDQLEIEKSELRVRVENLDAELEATKVQLINAENKLEAAGQQIEKLTMENSELFSKSEIEGIQIKDLQHLLEHLKEENSTLNENKRLLQESEKIIEDLTVQIEQLKTDNGQLQNQVNDSSHEVELANHKLSELTKQIGVLEEEICTLISKLEQAEASIRKQADKLEAFTEENSTLLQKNMDMHERNSDLDSKLEDQMKAVRDGCLEILNLANNFDDEVTQKVTVQERLLLFLKSSLNDLHEECKQLKYRFHESCQKLEVAEAVGEERMKEINKLVESVKELQVNHNVSEAERAVIIKEVAGLKGQLETQSCLFKQNLKITETEYREKEAKHMKMIAELQCNVKKLENETRIMSAELTGTIEAVGSGVSDFCQGLDELESEFKQKHCGIERQLAWITVDAEIMKTRLRQKLYEKQEMNEKLRDMAVRLKESKEGMAALKHKAEGLRDRLGEKEKEMEKVSWRSIETDRRLEELETAVREKEEEIVARNKEKLEAIKQLSQMIDYQHEKYNQLGEYLVRLKPSNNRRRL, from the exons ATGAGGCGGCACAACAAACTAAGCAAATTTATTTCTTCCATTAGGACCCATGTCCATCGAGGGAACACTGAGAAACTGGAGAACAAGAACG ACACTGAGAAGAATGTGGAGAGGATCCTCCAGCTCATAACTGCAGAAGAAAGTGATACAGTATCTTTTAATTCAGTAAACAAGTCTGAACTAACTTCTCTTATTAAGGATATTCATAAAGGTTATCAAGCTTTATATGGCCGCTACGATGAGTTGACAGAGAAACTAAAGAAGAAATTTCGCCAAAAGGAAGACAATGGCAACTTTTCAGTTAATTCTACATCAGACAGTTCGGACTCCTCAGACTCACCAGATTCGGAGTCAGAACTTTCCACGAAGAACTCAGGCAAGAATCACGAAGGGGAAGCCAAAGCAGACATCTCTTTGGAACATTACACTAACTTGCAGGAGCAACTTGAAGGTGCAATTAGGAGAAACCATGAGCTTGAGGCTGAAGCTGCCTCAATGGTTGCAAAGATCACAAATCTTGAAGGTGTTGATGTGTTGGGAGAAACCGAAGACATGAACAGAATATTGGAAAATCAAATCCACATTATGCAAGAGAATATTAAGACATTACAATCTGAGAACAGAGATCTCGAGCAAAAGTTAGAGGCTTCTGTTAAGCAACACCATGAGTTGAATCAAAGCATATGTACCATGCATGAACAAATTGAAATTCTAATATCAGAAAAAATGGAAGCATTGAGCAAGTTACAAGAGTCGGAAAAATACATCGAAGAACACATATCTGAAATCAGTCATTTGAAGGACAAGATAATGACGATGGAATCCGATAACATGAGTTTAAAGCAAGAGTCAGAAAAACAAGCTCAAGAATTGGCTTATCTAAACCAGAAGAttgatgatatagataaagaaaaggaagcaatcttatcagagaattttgaacttgtgaGCAAGATAAAGGGGACAGAGAAAGCTTTGGCTGACCAGAGAGATGAAGCTAACCTAAATCTGAAATCAGCAACTGATGATTTATCATCCAAGATAACACAATTGTTGTCTGGAAACGAAATGTTGAAGCTTGAGCTGGAAGCTGCTAATAGAAATGGACATGAACTGACCAGCAGATTGAGAGATGCACAAGAAGAGAATGGAGCTTTGAATTCTGAGATTGATGATCTAAAAACGAAATCAGAACTGTTGAACAATGAAAATACCAGATTGCTGAATGCAATCCATGTTTCGAACAAGCAACTAAAAGATAAAGAAGCCGAAAATAGTGATTTGGCATCACGACTTAAAGAGGCCATGCAATTGGCCGAAGAAGGACAGCAAAAAGTGGAGTTGCTTTCTCTGGAAATAGAGGAGGTGAAGAGGAAGAGCTCCCAGGCATACGAAGTCCTCGAGATGGAACTTCAAGCAAAAGAGCAGGAAGAGACCAAGTTGAAACAGATTTTGGAAGCAACAAGCGATGAGAAGCTTGTGCTCATCTCAGAAAATGAAGAACTATCTGCTAAAGCTAAGTTATTTGAGGGAGAGATCACTGATCTCAAATCTCAGAGAGATCAGCTAGAGATTGAGAAATCAGAGTTACGAGTGCGAGTAGAAAATCTGGATGCTGAATTGGAAGCAACCAAAGTCCAACTGATTAATGCAGAAAACAAACTTGAAGCTGCTGGTCAACAAATAGAAAAGTTGACAATGGAGAATTCGGAGCTATTTAGTAAGTCAGAGATAGAAGGGATTCAGATAAAAGATCTACAACATTTGCTGGAGCATTTGAAAGAGGAGAACTCAACCTTGAATGAAAACAAAAGGCTGCTACAGGAGTCTGAGAAGATTATTGAGGATTTGACGGTTCAAATAGAGCAGTTAAAAACTGATAATGGTCAATTACAAAATCAGGTTAATGATTCAAGTCATGAAGTAGAACTGGCCAACCACAAACTGAGTGAACTTACCAAACAAATTGGAGTTcttgaggaagaaatatgtacatTGATCTCAAAATTGGAGCAGGCAGAGGCATCCATCAGGAAGCAAGCAGATAAGCTGGAAGCGTTCACCGAAGAGAACTCTACTCTACTGCAAAAAAATATGGACATGCATGAGAGGAACTCTGATCTGGATTCAAAACTGGAAGATCAGATGAAAGCAGTAAGAGACGGATGCTTGGAAATTTTGAATTTGGCGAACAACTTTGATGATGAGGTGACACAAAAAGTTACCGTACAGGAAAGGTTGCTGCTATTTCTGAAAAGTAGCTTGAATGATTTGCATGAGGAGTGTAAGCAACTTAAGTATCGGTTTCATGAGTCGTGTCAGAAGCTAGAGGTTGCCGAGGCTGTCGGCGAAGAGCGGATGAAAGAAATAAATAAGTTGGTGGAGAGTGTTAAAGAACTTCAGGTAAACCATAACGTTTCGGAAGCAGAAAGAGCAGTAATTATCAAAGAGGTTGCCGGCCTTAAGGGCCAATTGGAAACCCAGTCTTGCTTATTTAAACAGAATCTTAAAATTACAGAAACAGAATACAGAGAGAAAGAAGCGAAGCACATGAAGATGATTGCAGAGCTGCAATGCAATGTTAAAAAGTTGGAAAACGAGACCAGGATAATGTCTGCAGAGCTCACGGGAACAATCGAAGCTGTTGGGTCCGGGGTTTCAGATTTCTGCCAGGGACTTGATGAGCTAGAATCGGAATTTAAACAGAAACATTGTGGGATAGAAAGGCAGCTAGCCTGGATCACAGTGGATGCGGAGATTATGAAGACAAGGTTACGCCAGAAACTGTATGAAAAGCAAGAAATGAATGAGAAGTTACGAGACATGGCAGTGAGATTGAAGGAAAGCAAGGAGGGAATGGCAGCTCTGAAGCACAAGGCAGAGGGTCTGAGGGATCGGTTAGGTGAGAAGGAAAAGGAGATGGAGAAAGTGTCATGGAGGAGCATCGAAACCGACAGGAGGCTGGAAGAACTGGAGACGGCAGTgagggaaaaggaagaggagatagTGGCCAGAAACAAGGAGAAACTGGAGGCAATAAAGCAGCTGAGCCAGATGATTGATTACCAGCACGAGAAGTACAATCAACTTGGTGAGTACTTGGTGAGGCTTAAACCCAGCAACAATAGGCGTCGCTTGTAG